Below is a window of Bacteroidales bacterium DNA.
GGTGATATGAAAGTGAAAAGACTAACCTTATCCTCCAGTATAGGTTATAATAAGCAATCGTCACCAAATATCGGATTTAGTGGTTATACCGGTTACGATCCCATGTATTCCATGTTAATCTGGTCGTCGCCCGACTGGAATGTACTTGACTACAAGAATTATTGGGTCGTACCTGATGAAACACAAAATACCAGCTATACAGATACGAACAATAATCCTTTCTTTGATCGAAACGAAAGAACCCACAGTTTAAACAAGGACATTTTTAATGGATCACTTTCCTTGAATTATGATCTGACTTCATGGCTTAAGGCAACCATACGATCAGGTTTCGACACTTATAGTAACCGACAGGTGATAAAGATTTCCAAAGGTTCTCTGGTGAGTGCCGGTTCCGCTACAGTAATTGAAAATGGAGATCAAGTTTGGGGTGAAAGTAAGTTAGGCTCATATAATCTGGGACTTGGCAGAGGATATAGTTTTAATAATGATTTTCTTCTTTCCGGCAATAAGACTTTCAACAAATTTACTATAGATGGATTTGTTGGCGGAACCATTTTTTACCGTCAGGATGAAGGAACTGATTCAAGAACACAAGGTGGGCTTTCCATCCCTGGGTTTTACTCTCTCAAAGCTTCTGTACTACCAGCATATGTTGTTTCCAGTTTAAGCAGGCAGCAGGTAAACAGCATGTATGGGCGGCTGGCTCTATCATGGAATAGTTTGGTATATGCAGAAGGTACTTTGCGTAACGACTGGAGTTCTACCTTGTCAGAAGCTACCCGTTCTTACCTTTATCCGTCAATATCAGGTAGTTTTATCGCATCTGAATTATTACCCGAAATGGGTTGGTTATCATTATGGAAATTGCGTGGTTCGTGGACATCGTCAAAAACACCTGCCGGAATATATGACATTAACCAGGTATTCAACATTACCAATAATGCATGGACCAATCTGACTTCAGCATCATTGCCTGCTACTATTTACAGCAGTGATGTATTCCCTGAATCATCATCAACCTGGGAAGTAGGAACAGCGGTTAACCTTTACAAAAACAGGGTTTCTTTTGATATTTCATATTACAATAAAAGGATGTTCGATTTCCTTCAGGAAGCTGATATCACACCGGCTACAGGTTATTATAATAGTTATGTCAATATTGATGAAGAGATTACACGAAAAGGCGTTGAAGTCACCTTGAATGGTACTCCTGTTAAGAATAGCGACTGGAAGTGGGATATCTCCGTAAACTGGTCGAAATATGCTAGATTCTATTCCAAATTAGATTCTACTTACTCTCCTGATAAGCCCTGGATTAAGGTAGGTGAACGAGCTGACCCCTATGTCCTTTATGATTTTCAATATGATCCTGATGGGAATATCATTCATAAGAATGGGGTTCCACTTTACTCTGCTTATGCTTCAAAATTTGGCAACTATGACCCTGACTGGATATGGGGAGTAAATACCACTTTAAGGTATAAAAGTTTGAACTTTTTTATTTCAGTTGATGGACGGGTAGGAGGAATCGCTCAAACAACCACCGAAATGTATATGTGGCGGTCAGGTTCACACCCAAATTCAGTAACTGAGGAACGATATCTTGATGCTACGGTTGACGGGTCCAAAAACTACACTGGTGATGGCGTAATGGTTGTTTCAGGATCCGCAACCTATGATACTTACGGCAATATTACAAGTGACGACAGGGTATATGCACCGAATGATGTCGCAGTGACCTATGAATCCTATATTAATACAATTCATAGTGGTACCGCCTGGGGTGGATCACCCTCTCCACTGGAAGCATATAGCACTACATTTTTCAAAATCAGGGAAATGTCGCTAACTTATGATTTACCCAGAGAGATATGTTCAAAATTTAATTCTCAGGGAGTATCTGTTTCTGCTGTAGGCCAGAATATGTTTTTGTGGTCAAAGCAATTTAAATATTCCGACCCTGATGGTGGTTATGAAAATTTCAGTGACCCATCCATTCGTTATGTCGGATTTAACTTGAAGTTCAATTTTTAATAAAACATGATTCATTATGCTTTTCCATCCGTGAAAAGCAGAATATCATGACACTAAAATTTTGAGAACGAACTTTTTAATGAGATTAACCCCTATGAAAAACACAAGAATATACATCAGAATAATAAGTGCATTGCTTGTAGTAACTCTTGTTAGTTGCAACAAATTTGAAGAAATCAATACCAACCCGGATACAACAACCCATGTGCCGGCGTCAATGGAATGCACTAATATCATCCTTGACATGCTTGAGCATGGAGGCGATGCTATGGGCTTCATTTCTTCCAATGCCTTACCCAAGTATGTTGGATTCACCATCTTAGGCAAGAATAGCTCTCAATACAATAATACTGGCAGTGGTGGATTTGGTGCAATGACAATATTGCCAAATATCAATGCAATGCTCATAGCAGCGGAAGGCAGTGTAATGGAAGATTCATACAAAGGTGTGGGCAGTTTTGCCAAAGCTTATACCTTTTTTAATATGACAATGTGGATGGGTGACATTCCTTACAGTGAGGCTGGTAAAGGTGCAGAAGGGCTTTTAGAGCCAAAATATGATACGCAGGAAGAGATCCTGGTAAAAATCCTTGATGAGCTCAAAGCAGCTGATCAATACTTTGCAATTGGAAATAAATTTTCCGGTGATCCTACACCTTATAATGGCGATCCAGGAAAATGGAGAAAAGCAGTCAATGCATTCGCTTTGAAAGTGCTCATGAGTTTGAGCAAGAAGGAGGATGTTGCTTCACTGGATATTAAAAACCGCTTTGCAGAAATTGTAAATAGTGGAAATATTTTAGAGAAAGCTACGGGTTACTGGGGGTTGGCATATTCTACCCAAAACAAGCATCCACTCAGTGCAAGTACTATGTTTGCACCAAAGACCATTGTCAGTAAGCTGGTAACCGACAATTTAAAAATACTTAATGACAGGCGCCTATTTTATTATTGTGAACCCTCTGCTGCAAAAATTGCTGCCGGTAAACTGCAGACCGACACTGCAGCCTATGTTGGAGTGGATGTTTCTATGGATTATGATATCATGAACCAGGATTTTAAAGCTAATAAATTTTCAGCGATAAACCTTCGCTACCTAAAAGAAGATGCATGTGAACCAAACCTGATGATGACATTTGCTGAACAGCAGTTAATTCTTGCAGAAGCAAGGGTGAGAGGCTGGATTTCCAGTGGATCGGCTCAATCCTATTATGAAGAGGGTGTAAAAGCAGCGCTGGCAGACATTATGGCGACTAAAGCCAGTTATGCACACACTGTCCCTGTCGACCAGGCTTATATTGACGGATATTTTACCGGGGAAGCTGCATTCAAGGCTACAGCAGATGAACAATTGAAACAGATATGGATGCAGAGCTATTTACTCAGGTTTATGCAGGATGGGGATTTCAGCTATTTTGAGTACAGGAGAAATAAGTACCCTGAATTTCCTATCAACCCGGCCTCCAGTCTGAATGAAAACAATACCAGTGCCATCCCAATGCGTTGCCTGTACCCTGGCTCTGAAACGAACTATAACCGCAAAAACCTTACGGAAGCACTTAATCGTCAATATGATGGTTATGATGAAATTAATAAAATAATGTGGATATTAAAATAACCTTGCGTATCTTTAGGTAAGATGCTTTGAATAATGTATTTCGAAAGACAAAACTCATTCATGCTAACAAAGCGCATTTTACCATACAGATATTTGAACCAATATTAACAAGCAAACCCTTAATTCATTAACCTTAAAAAACCAATCAAATTATGAAAAAAACTTTACTAAGTTTAGTCATAATACTAGCTTTTGCCAGTTTTTCAAGTGCCCAGGTGCCTGACAGAGCAGGCTGGTGGAAATTTGACGATGCTGCAGATATGTTAAAGGCTGAAACAGGTATGGCTTTAGCTTTAACCGGCACACAGGTTTCTGTCCCAGGTCCCGTTGCAGGAAACCTGGCTACTCAAATTTCATTAGGAAGTTACCTTACCATGACGCATGGAATTTCCGCCAATGGTGGAGGTGACTCAGTAAATGAATACACTGTTCAAATTGACTTTTCATTGCCTGAAGTAAGCATATGGCATGCATTTTTTCAAACCAACCCATCCAATAGTGGTGATGCTGACTTGTTTACAAGAGCCAGTGATAATACGATAGGGACAGCAGCCACAGGATACTCTGCAAATGCTGTAACTGCGGATACCTGGTACAGGATGATCATTTCAGTAAAAAATAGTGAATTCTTCAATGTCTATCTGAATGGTGAACTTTGGTTAACCGGCACACCTCAGGATATTGATGGAAGATGGGCCCTGGTAAGTGATCTGTTGATTTTTGCCGATGATGATGGTGATGATGCCACGATTAACTGCGCTGAATTAGGAATTTGGAATGTTGCCCTCAGTGCTGCACAGGCTTCAGAACTCGGAAACGCAACAACTGAACCTCTTGCAATGAGAAAAGGTTGGTGGAAGTTCGATGATGTAACCGACCTACTTAAAGCTGAGATTGGTTCACCCCTCACCTTAACCGGTTCTCATGCCTCGGTTTCAGGTCCTGCAGAAGGAAACCTGGCAACACAGGTACCTTTGGGAAGCTATTATTCCATGACGCATAATATTTCGGCTAATGGCGGAGGTGATTCAGTAAATGAATACTCAGTTTTGATCGATTTTTCTGTCCCTGATATCGGAATATGGCATGCTTTCATCCAGACTAATCCTACAAATACCGGCGACGCAGATTTATTCACCAAAGCCAGTGACAATACAATTGGCACATCAGCAACCGGGTATTCAACCAATTCAATTGGAAAAGATGCATGGTACCGTATGATTATTTCTGTCAAAAACGGGGAATTTTTCAATGTATATCTTAACGGAGACCTGTGGTTAACAGGAACCCCGCAGGATGTTGATGGCAGATGGGCATTAGTAAACGAATTATTGATTTTTGCCGATGATGATGGAGACGATGCACCGATCAACTGTGCAGAACTGGCCATCTGGGATGTAGCTTTAACTGCTGACGAAGCCCTTCAATTAGGTGGTTTTGCCGGGAACATCTTAGTCAGCCAGATTAATGTAACAGGTACCGGTGGTGCAAATGTAATCAACACTCAAAGCGGAACCCTGCAAATGCTTGCTGAGGTGCTGCCTGCAGATGCTACTGATAAAACCGTGACATGGTCTGTAACTAATGGCACCGGTGAAGGAACTATCAGTACCGATGGTTTACTCACAGCTGTTAAAAACGGAACTGTTACCGTTACTGCCACATCAAATGATGGAAGTAATATTACGGGAAGCATGGAAGTCACAATCTCAAATCAGGCAATTATTTTGGTAACCTCAATCACTGTAACCTCTGAGAGCGGCGCAACCACTATAAGTACCAAAGGTGGCACTCTCCAGATGATCGCTACAATCCTTCCTGAAAACGCTACGGAAAAAGACGTTACCTGGTCGGTTTCAAAGGTATCGGGTGATGCGACAATCACAACCGGCGGACTTCTTGCTGCCGTAGCTGATGGAACAGTAACTGTTATTGCCACTTCTACTGATGGCGGAAACATTATCGGAAGCCTGGGAATTACCATCTCTAACCAGACTACCATTCGCGAAAGAGTTGGATGGTGGAAATTTGATGATGCGACTGATATGGTAAAAGCAACCATCGGTCAACCACTTGTGCTCACCGGTACTCAAACCTCAATAAATGGCCCTATAGCAGGTAACCTGGCTACAATGGTTCCTCTAGGCAGCTACCTTGACATGAACCACGGTATTGCCCCTAACGGTGGTGGATCACTTGTAAATGAATGGTCACTTCAGATTGACTTCTCAGTTCCAATGATTGATACATGGTATGCTTTTTTCCAGACACTGGATGGAGATGCCGATTTATTTGTTGCAAAAACCGAAGCTCCTGATATAGGCCGCGTTCCCAATAGCATTGGCTGTGGATCCACCAGATATTCTGAAGCTATTATTTCAGATAATACCTGGTACAGGATGTTGGTTTCAGTACAGAATGATGTCTCCTTCAGAATATATATTGATGGTGAACTATGGTTGGATGCAGCCCCTCAGCCTCTGGATGACAGGTATGGTTTAAGTCCGATACTTCAGATATTCCAGGATGATGATGGTGACGATGGTGACATTAATTGCTCTGAATTAGGAATCTGGAATGTTGCCTTAACTGAAGCTGAAGCGATTGCTTTAGGAAATGCTACAACTACTAACGGAATAAATGACCTCAACAGTAGCAGATATAATGACTTGGGTCACAATTATCCTAACCCTTGTTCAACCCACACAACCTTCCCCTATAAAATGCAGGAAAATGGAAATGTCACATTCCATATCTTTGATCTGGCAGGGATTGAAATCGCTCAAATAAATGAAGGTGTAAAGTCACCGGGTGAATATAAACTTGAGATAAATAGCGGTAATCTTAAAAGTGGAGTTTATACAGTTACTATGATCACTAATGAGCGCACAAGTGTTCAGAAGATGATTGTTTTAAAATAATTGAGGTGTAGTAATTATTTATCTAAGAGGATGTTTCAGTAATTGAAGCATCCTCTTTTAATAGCATTTCAAGGTTAACTTACTTGTATATCTCTTAGTCTGATTGACAGCATGATGAAAAGAAAATATTTCGCGGCCCTTATAATACTCCTGTTTGTTTTACAACAACACTCACAAGCATCAGTGCCTGAACGGAAAGGCTGGTGGAAATTTGATGACCCGTCCAATCTGCAAAAAGCAGAAGCTGGCTTTGGAGTTGATCTTATTCTTACCGGGACACAAACTTTAGCCGCAGGTCCAGAAGCAGGTAACTCTGCAACTCGGATTGGTATAGGAAGTTATTATAAAATGCAGCACCAGATTCCGGCTAATGGAGGTGGAATCTATGTTAATGAGTATACTCTGCAGTATGATTTCAAAGTATCCGGCAATAGTGTCTGGCACTCCTTTTTCCAGACTGCCACGAGCAATAACAATGATGGAGATTTCTTTATTAATCCATCTGGTAATATTGGTGTAGCAGCAGTTGGTTACAGTGCCTACTCTATCACTCCTAATGAATGGTACCGCCTGGTGATATCTGTTAAAAATGGAAGTCACTTTAATTGCTTCCTGGATGGGCAACTTCTTATGATCGGGAATATTCAGGCTATTGATGACCGGTTTTCACTGGAGAATCTTCTTTTAATTTTCGCAGATGATGATTCAGAAGATGCAGAAATCTATTGCTCCGAACTTGCCATTTGGGACCAGGCCCTTAATACAGAGCAGGTGGCTGAGATTGGGGGATTCGGACATGAAACAGGCGTTTTTCTTATGACCAGGATTCCTTACTTGCAAAGCCCGGGAATGAATACTATGACGGTTTGCTGGCATGATATTGCATCAACCAATACGAAAGTAAAGTTCAGTGTGGATTCCTCCTTTAACAATGAAGCAACCGGGATTAGTGAACTAATCAGTGAACCATTCCGATGGCATTCAGTGAAATTAACCGGCTTACTTGCAAACACGCGTTATTATTACAAAGTATTCAGTGGTAGTGGCGAATCTGGAATATACTCCTTTAAAACATTGCCGGATGAAACCTATACAGGCAAATTACGCTTTGTACTGTTGAGTGATACCCATGCCACAGATACAACAATGGCGGGCAAGGTATTGAGAGCAGCCAGGGATAAAGTCACTGAATTATTCGGGCCGGACATTGAAAATCATGTTAATGGAATACTTCATTCCGGAGATATAGTCGTGAGTGGATCAACTCCAAAACATTACTCCCTCCAGTATTTTCAGCCATTATCTGCATTGTCAGGTAATATACCGACTATGGTGGTAGCAGGAAATCACGAAGGTGAAAGCCCTTATTTTTATCAATACCTGAAAATCGATGATCTATCTGCATTCCCCCAGGTAACAGCATTAAATGAGAAAATCTGGCAGCTTAAAGTAGCCAATTCTTTGTTTATTGGACTGAATACAAATATTATTGATCAGTATGGTGAAACTCAGGCTAACTGGCTCGATACCAGGCTGAACGAAGCAGAGAATGATCCGGGTATTGATTTTGTGTTCGTTTTCTTTCATCATCCACCCATTTCCGAATTGTGGATTGTAGGAGGTACTGAATATGTAAAAGACAGGCTTCTACCTGTAATGAAAAAATATTCAAAGGTTCGTGAGATTCACTATGGACATACACATGGGTATGAAAGAGGGACTTCAACTTCTGAAGTAAATAATGGTGACATCAGGATGATTTGTACCGGTGGCGGTGGTGGCCCTCTTGACCCCTGGGCTGCAGGTGAGAACCTTGACTACGAGGACATTCATATCTGTATCAGTAATTATTTCTTCCAACTGCTTGAGATTGATGTTGCAAACCATTCTTACCAGAACTCAGTATATAGTCTTGGCACACTTACAAAACCAAAAAATTCAGAAGTGATTGATAAGTGGTACAAGGTTAAAAATCAATCCGCTCCGGCAACACCTTTGATTGAAAATATCTCAAAAACCGGGGAATTTATTCAGTTTACTACTTCCCACTTTTCTGGTACCGACTCCCTGATGTCGGTCAGATTCCAGGTTATTGACAGCACATTGACTTCGCCAGTAGTCATTGACTCAACCAGGCATTGGACCAATATCTATGGTATTGATCCATCTGCAGAGCCACTTGATCTAAATCTGAATATAAACCTGTATGAGAGCAGGATTAATAAAATCAACCTGTCCGAATCCAGGGAATACCTGTTCCGGGTCCGATACCGCGATCATAACCTGAAATGGAGCAACTGGTCTGAACCAACCCGGTTTAAAACGGTTGGGATAAACGAAAATCAAGATCTTCAGCAAGGTTATTTCCTTTACCAGAACTTTCCGAACCCCTTTCAGGAGCAAACCATCATTACCTATTGTATTCCGGTAACTGGCGATGTCAGCTTCCGAATTTATGATTGTAATCAAAAACTGATTGATGAAATAAACGAGGGTAAAAAAGATAAAGGGACCTATCAATTTACCTATTCGAAAAAGAACCTGAGTAGTGATACTTACTTTTATGAAATGAATGTAAACAACTTTTCGGTTTCCAGAAAAATGCTGCACATAAAGTAAATTTGTTACTACTAAACCTGGGAGGATTTTAAATAATTAATCGTACTTCCTGATTGTCAAACATTTCTCCGTGGTTATCTTGTATAAATTCACGAGGCTGTTGTAGATACTGGCAGTGCAAAAAATCAAAGAAGCTCATCCCTCAACACTATTTAAATTAATTACAGGTCTAAAAATTCAATCCCTACTCCAATGAAACATACCAAAAATGCATTAATCATCGTATTCCTGTTCATCGGCTTAAGCCTGTTTTCACAATCAAAAGAGGGCTATTCGCTGGTGTGGGAGGACAACTTTAATGGGACTTCCCTTGATACCAGTGCCTGGAGTCATGAAACAGCAGAACCAGGTTGGGTAAATAACGAGTTACAACGATATACAACTGGCAACATTGAGTTTGCTGAAGGTAACCTGGTAATAATTTCAAAAAAAGAGAATGGGGAATATACCTCCGCTCGTCTGATTACAAAAGGGAAACGAACCTTTACCTACGGATTATTTGAAATAAAAGCCAAAATACCCGAAGGTACTGGGACCTGGCCTGCATTGTGGATGCTTGGACAAAATATTGACCAGGTAGGATGGCCTGCCTGTGGTGAATTGGACATCATGGAACACGTGGGGAAACATCCAAATTTCATTCATTCTACGGTTCATAATCCATCAGGTTATGGTGCCACACCTTATACCGGAATCATAGAAATTAACGACCCGTTTAACACCTACCATATTTACAGTATGGAATGGACTAAAGAATATGTGGATTTCTATACCGATGGAAAGTTGGTTTATCATTATCAGCCGGAAGTGAAAAATGCTGAAAACTGGCCATTCGACAAGCCTTGCTACTTTATTTTCAATATTGCAATCGGAGGAAATTGGGGAGGCCCGGTGGTTGATGATACGCTCTTCCCTGCTACAATGACTGTAGATTGGATTAAAGCTTATCAGAAGTAGAATGTCTGATGTCGGATGTCTGATGTCGGATGTCTGATGTCTAATGTCTAATGTCGGATGCCCCGAAAGGAGCCTTTGGCTTCGGATGTTGGATTGCGGATTGCGGATTGCGGATTGCGGATTGCGGATTGCGGATTGCGGATTGGAGATTGGGAATTGTAGATGGTGGATGGGACTTGGTCCGCCGGCTGGCGGATGGGACTTGGTCCGCCAGCTGGCGGATGAGACTTGAGACTTGGGCTTATATTTTTCTTGTAGTCCACTAATTTCCAAGATTCCGTGAGTTAACGAACGAAAGTATTAGTGCTGCATTCGTGCATTCGTGGCATTATATTTCGCCAGTAGCATTAACTTCCATCAGAATGTAAATACTTCAGGCAAAAAATCAGAACACAAATAGCTTAAATTATTCACAAATTGACACAAATAATTGAATCTTGCTTGCAGGTCATTTGCATTTATTTGTGTGGCATTTGTGTGATCTTCCCCCTTCAGGTACTCAGAGCCACAGGCTCCCCATCGGGGCACTCAGAGCCACAGGCTCCCCTTCGGGGCACTCGGCACTCAGCACTCAGCACTCAGCACTCAGCACTCAGCACTCAGCACTTAGCACAAATCATTAACGCAACACATTAACAACGCAATATGAACGAACCTTCAGCCCGCTCCCCCCGCATTGCATCTATTGATGCCCTGAGAGGATTTGATATGCTGTTCATCATCTTTCTGGATCACTTTTTCAGCGCACTGAACGTAGGTGTAGGCTCACCTTTTACACAATCACTGGCTAAACAATTTGATCACCCTGAATGGTTCGGTTCTACAATTTATGATATTGTAATGCCTTTATTCCTGTTTATCGTCGGGGCAGCAATCCCTTTTTCCTTATCCAGACAAAAACAACAGGACTCAGGATTGTCAGCAATATACTTAAAGCTAATTCGACGTTTTGTGATCCTTTTTATCCTGGGCTGGATTGTTCAAGGTCATTTACTTGAATTCAATATCGAAACTTTCAGCATTTTCAGCAATACCCTGCAAGCTATTGCAGTCGGATATCTATTTTCTGCCATTGCGTTTATTCATTTCAGCAGAAAGGTGCGGCTATGGATTTTTGCTTCTTCTCTCATTGTATATATTCTGCTTTTAACCATTCCTTATGTGCCGGGTGCTGGCAGAGGTGTATTATTACCGGGAAGCAGCTTTGCCTGGTATGTCGATCAAATTGTTTTTGGACAATTCCAGGATGGCACTCAATATACCTGGTTAATAAGTGGACTTGGTTTTATCGCCACCACGCTGACAGGCGTTTTTGCCGGAGAATTGATCAAATCAGACCTGCCCAGAAAAAAAGTAGCCTTATATCTGTTAATCTGCGGAATAGCAGGAGTACTGCTGGGATTGTTATTAGGAATCTGGCATCCGATCATTAAGAAACTTTGGACCAGCTCTTTCGTGCTGGCATCCTCTGGTGTTTGTTTTCTGCTGCTAAGTTTCTTCTACTGGATCATCGATGTCAAAGGAAAAGTAAAATGGGCC
It encodes the following:
- a CDS encoding DUF5009 domain-containing protein, which encodes MNEPSARSPRIASIDALRGFDMLFIIFLDHFFSALNVGVGSPFTQSLAKQFDHPEWFGSTIYDIVMPLFLFIVGAAIPFSLSRQKQQDSGLSAIYLKLIRRFVILFILGWIVQGHLLEFNIETFSIFSNTLQAIAVGYLFSAIAFIHFSRKVRLWIFASSLIVYILLLTIPYVPGAGRGVLLPGSSFAWYVDQIVFGQFQDGTQYTWLISGLGFIATTLTGVFAGELIKSDLPRKKVALYLLICGIAGVLLGLLLGIWHPIIKKLWTSSFVLASSGVCFLLLSFFYWIIDVKGKVKWAFPLRVIGMNAIVAYVLSHVFNFHLIAEQVLYGLKQFVGNFNYLLLTIGGFGILYLILWYMHKNKTFIKV